In the genome of Candidatus Binatia bacterium, the window CGTCTTGACCTCCGACACTCGGCTCGGCTTATCCTCCCCAGGGCGGTGTCCTCCTTCCTGCCGGTTCTCCCGGCATGGCTTGGTCAGCCGGAAGGTCTACACCGCCTTTCCTCTATTTCCACACCCGCTGATCATGGCTCCTGCGCGATGGGGCGCGAGTCAACGAGGCCCGCGTCGAGCGCGGCGGCAGGAGCATGAGCGTCCGCGAAACCGAAGCGTCGTTTGCGGCGCCGCAGGCGCCGCGGCTGCGGGCCGAGCCGTACCGGCTGTTCTTCCCGCTCGGCGTGCTGCTCGGCTGGGCCGGCGTCGGGCACTGGGTGCTGTACGCGACCGGCGCGACCTCGTCGTACTCGTGCCACCGGCACGGCTTGCTGCAGACGCAGGCCTTTCTCATGGCGTTCGCGCTCGGATTTTTGTGGACGGCGCTGCCGCGTCGGCTCGCGGCGCCGGCGGCGTCGGCGCGCGAGATCTCGCTCGCGGTGGCGGCGCTCCTCGGCACGTGTGCCACGCTGCTCGCGGATCAGTGGGTGCTCGCCGAGCTCGGCTACCTCGCGCTCTTCGTGCTGCTGCTGCAGTTCGGCGCGCGCCGCTTCCTCACGGGGGCGGTGCGGCGGAGCCCGCCCGCGGCGTTCGTGCTGCTCGCGGTCGGGGCGGCGCAGGGCATCGCGGGCGCGCTGCTGATCCTCGCGCGCCTCGTGCTCGAGTCCGCGCCGTGGACGATGGCGCTCGGCGCGCTGCTGATCGAGCAGGGCGTGTTCCTGAGCTTCGTGGTCGGTGTCGGCGCGCTGATCCTGCCGCTGATGGCGGGCGAGGCGCCGCCGCCCGACCTCGGCAGCTCACCGCGCGAGACGTGGAAGGCGGTGGGCTTCCTCGCGCTCGGGCTGGTGATCGTCGCGAGCCTCGTCGCCGAGCAGGCGGGCTGGGTGCGCTCGGGGCAGATCGTGCGCGGGCTCGCGGTCGCGCTCGGTCTCGGCGTCGCGGGCGGCGCGTGGCGCGCGCCCGGCAAGCCCGGGCTGCACCGGCGTCTCGTCTGGCTCGCCGCGTGGCTCGCGCCCGCGGGGCTGATCCTCGCCGGGCTCTTCCCGGACTACCGCGTGCCCGCGCTGCACGTGCTCTTCATCGGCGGCTTCTCGCTGATGGCATTCGGCGTCGCGACCCACGTCTGCCTGAGCCACCTCGGCATGACCGACGACGTCGTCGGACGTCCGCCCGCGGTGATCGCGCTCGGCGCCGGCATCCTGCTCGCGCTCGCGGCGCGCGTCGCCGCCGACTGGAGCGACAGCTACTTCACACACCTCGCCTGGGCGGCGGGCGTCTGGATCGCGGCCTCGGCGGTGTGGCTCGCCTACCTCGGGCCGCGCCTCGTCCGCGACTGAGCGTTGGTTGCCGCGCGGGAATCGTGGTCGCGACGTTGCGTGCGGGCGACGCGCCCCGTCGACGGCCACGGGGGCGGCGCTACCAGATCCAGGGCCGGTAGGAATAAGGATACGGACCCCAGGGGTACCAGGCGGGACCGCTGTAGACCCAGACGCCCGGTCCCCAGCCCCAGTAGGGGTACGGCCCCCACACGTACTCGTAGCGCGGCCGGTGCGGCCACAGGTAGACCGTGTAGGCGTCGACCACCGGCGCCTCGTACTCGTGGTCGCCGACCTTCTCCGGGCTCGTGCCGGAGAGCCAGCCGACGACGGTGATCAGGCGGTCGGGCGCGTAGACCTCGGGGTCGAAGAAGCCCTGCGCGCAGGCGAGGAAGCGTCCCGCGGGCTCGTCGACGCGCTCGGGGCGCGCCGAGTCGTCGAGCGGCATGCCGACGACGAGGAAGCAGGTGCGATCCTGCTGCGGCCGCACCTCCGCGATGACGCCGCCCCAGCGCACGGGCTCCGTCGCGGTCGCGCCCCGCGCCGCCTGCGCGG includes:
- a CDS encoding NnrS family protein — encoded protein: MSVRETEASFAAPQAPRLRAEPYRLFFPLGVLLGWAGVGHWVLYATGATSSYSCHRHGLLQTQAFLMAFALGFLWTALPRRLAAPAASAREISLAVAALLGTCATLLADQWVLAELGYLALFVLLLQFGARRFLTGAVRRSPPAAFVLLAVGAAQGIAGALLILARLVLESAPWTMALGALLIEQGVFLSFVVGVGALILPLMAGEAPPPDLGSSPRETWKAVGFLALGLVIVASLVAEQAGWVRSGQIVRGLAVALGLGVAGGAWRAPGKPGLHRRLVWLAAWLAPAGLILAGLFPDYRVPALHVLFIGGFSLMAFGVATHVCLSHLGMTDDVVGRPPAVIALGAGILLALAARVAADWSDSYFTHLAWAAGVWIAASAVWLAYLGPRLVRD
- a CDS encoding Slp/YeaY family lipoprotein, whose amino-acid sequence is MDARGWRRVERALLGAAALVAVAGCAVPPAALRGGPFADIQPAQAARGATATEPVRWGGVIAEVRPQQDRTCFLVVGMPLDDSARPERVDEPAGRFLACAQGFFDPEVYAPDRLITVVGWLSGTSPEKVGDHEYEAPVVDAYTVYLWPHRPRYEYVWGPYPYWGWGPGVWVYSGPAWYPWGPYPYSYRPWIW